CGATTCTTGTATTCTTTATTATTATAACATGTGTGAGTCATTCTATCATTACAACTTATATGAGGTCGAAACTGTGACGATAATATGATATAATTCTTCCGTTAGAATATCGAATGAAAAAAAGGAGAAAATGCATGTTACAAGTAACTGATGTGAGTTTACGTTTTGGAGATCGTAAACTATTTGAAGATGTAAATATTAAATTTACAGAAGGTAATTGTTATGGATTAATTGGTGCGAATGGTGCAGGTAAATCAACATTCTTAAAAATATTATCTGGTGAATTAGATTCTCAAACAGGACATGTTTCATTAGGGAAAAATGAACGTCTAGCTGTTTTAAAACAGGACCACTATGCTTATGAAGATGAACGCGTGCTTGATGTTGTAATTAAAGGTCACGAACGTCTTTATGAGGTTATGAAAGAAAAAGATGAAATCTATATGAAGCCAGATTTCAGTGATGAAGATGGTATCCGTGCTGCTGAACTTGAAGGTGAATTTGCAGAAATGAATGGTTGGAATGCTGAAGCTGATGCTGCTAACCTTTTATCTGGTTTAGGTATCGATCCAACTTTACACGATAAAAAAATGGCTGAATTAGAAAACAACCAAAAAATTAAAGTATTATTAGCGCAAAGTTTATTCGGTGAACCAGACGTACTATTACTGGATGAGCCTACTAACGGTCTCGATATTCCAGCAATCAGTTGGTTAGAAGATTTCTTAATTAACTTTGATAATACTGTTATCGTAGTATCGCATGACCGTCATTTCTTAAATAATGTATGTACTCATATCGCTGATTTAGACTTCGGTAAAATTAAAGTTTATGTTGGTAACTATGATTTTTGGTATCAATCTAGTCAGTTAGCTCAAAAGATGGCTCAAGAACAAAACAAGAAAAAAGAAGAAAAAATGAAAGAGTTACAGGACTTTATTGCTCGTTTCTCAGCTAACGCTTCTAAATCTAAACAAGCAACAAGTCGTAAAAAACAACTCGAGAAAATTGAATTAGATGATATTCAACCATCATCAAGAAGATATCCTTTCGTTAAATTCACACCTGAGCGCGAAATCGGTAATGACTTACTAATCGTTCAAAATCTATCTAAAACGATTGACGGTGAAAAAGTATTAGATAATATTTCATTCACAATGAATCCAAATGATAAAGCAATTTTAATTGGGGATAGTGAAATTGCGAAAACCACATTGCTTAAAATATTAGCCGGTGAAATGGAACCAGACGAAGGTTCATATAAATGGGGTGTAACAACGTCATTAAGTTACTTCCCTAAAGATAACTCAGAATTCTTTGAGGGCGTTAATATGAACCTTGTAGATTGGTTAAGACAATACGCACCAGAAGATGAGCAAACTGAAACATTTTTACGCGGCTTCTTAGGCCGTATGCTATTTAGTGGAGAAGAAGTTAAGAAAAAAGCTAGTGTACTTTCAGGTGGAGAAAAAGTACGTTGTATGCTAAGTAAAATGATGTTATCAAGTGCAAACGTTCTTTTACTTGATGAACCAACAAACCACTTAGACTTAGAAAGTATTACTGCTGTTAATGATGGACTTAAATCATTCAAAGGTTCTATTATCTTTACTTCATATGACTTTGAATTTATCAATACAATCGCAAACCGTGTTATCGATTTAAATAAACAAGGTGGCGTTTCAAAAGAAATTCCATATGAAGAATATTTACAAGAAATCGGCGTTTTAAAATAAACATAATATGTAGAATTTCTTTTCGAAAATCTCTGTATTGAGGCCCGACCAACTTGCACATTATTGTAAGTTGGCTTACTGTCACCTTCTATATTGGGACTTATTCCGCAACTTGTATTGTTTGTAGAAATTAGGAATCCAATTTCTCTATGTGTTGCACCGACAAGGATTGAAAAAAGCTAGCTACAAAGTCATTTTCATTCAGTCAACTACTGTCAATATAACATTGCAGGGCCTAGGGCATTGATTCATGTCCGAGACTATATTCAATTTAATAGACATTAACTGGGCGTCTCGATGCTAATATTTATAGCATCGAGGTGTCCTTTTTATTTTATTTTTTAACACATCAGCATAGTGAACACCCCTTCTCTAAATTACAAATACAGTTATCAACGCATTAAAAGAGTACATTTATTTAATGTGCATATTGATTATGCTATAAGTATTTTGAATTTTATTTTTCAAAAAGTCTCATTATCACCACCTTTTAAAATATAAGCAACGCTATAACTTGAATTTTCAGGTTATTCCAAAAAATCTAAATTATCGGTTTACATTCATATTTGTCATATGTATAATGAACACATACCAATTTAATAATATTTTGATGAGGCGCATCAATCATGAGTAAAGTTTAGATTACTGTCTGCTAACAGCTAAATTTGAAAGGGTGCGATGCCGAAGCAATTATAATAGCAGTTATAATTTGTTGGACTTTTTGGTTAAGAGCTGAGAGTTTGTCATTATTTAAAAATAATGGAGTGCATCACTTGTATATAGATTAAGAGCAAGTTCGCATTCCGAACTTGTTCTTTTTTTATTATTGTGTGCCCTTCCTAACAATTAGGAGGATTATATGGTAACAAGAAGTGTGTTGAAATTTGGCGGATCATCCGTCAGTGATTTTACAAAAATAAAAAGGATCGCTGAAATGTTAAAGGAGCGAGTCAATCAAGATGAACAATTAATTGTCGTTGTAAGTGCTATGGGTAACACAACAGATCAATTAATGACGAATGTATCAACCTTGACTAAAGCACCAAAACAACAAGAACTGGCATTATTATTGACAACCGGAGAGCAACAAACTGTATCTTATTTATCAATGGTATTAAATGATATCGGTATGAATGCCAAAGCAATGACTGGCTATCAAGCGGGTATTAAAACCATTGGCCATCATTTAAAAAGTAAAATTGCTCAAATTAATCCTCAAACATTTGAACAAGCCTTTCAAGAAAACGATATTTTAGTAGTTGCTGGATTTCAAGGCATCAATGAACATCAGGAATTAACAACTTTAGGCAGAGGTGGTTCTGATACGACCGCTGTGGCACTTGCTGTTAGTAATCAAATACCTTGTGAAATTTATACCGACGTTGATGGTGTGTATGCCACTGACCCAAGACTTTTACCAAAGGCTAAACGACTAGACATCGTCTCATATGAAGAAATGATGGAAATGAGCGCTTTAGGTGCTGGTGTACTTGAAACAAGAAGTGTTGAATTAGCTAAAAACTATAATATCCCTTTATATTTAGGAAAAACTTTATCGAACGTGAAAGGAACATGGATTATGTCAAATGAAGAAATATTAGAGAAAAAAGCAGTTACTGGTGTGGCTTTGGATAAACATATGATGCATGTAACAATTAGTTATCCCCTACCTGACAATCAGCTACTTACCCAACTATTTACGGAACTTGAAGAAGGTGCTGTAAATGTTGATATGATTTCACAAATCGTCAACTTGGATGGGCTACAACTATCCTTCACGATTAAAGATAGTGATTTTCATCAAATTTCTATGATTCTTGAAACATTAAAGAATCAATATGAAGCATTAGCTTATAAAATCAATGAGCATTATGTCAAAATTTCATTAATTGGCTCAGGCATGCGTGATATGTCAGGTGTGGCATCAAAAGCATTTTTGACATTAATTGAAAATAATATACCTTTCTACCAAACAACAACATCTGAAATAAGTATTTCATACGTCATTGATGATTTTAATGGGCAACAAGCGGTAGAAAAACTATATGACGCATTTAACATTTAATGGTAAAATGATTGTTAAAATATTCTAAAAATTGGAAATTATTATAAAATGGAGTGACAAGTTATGACAAAGTTAGCAGTTGTGGGTGCAACAGGATTAGTAGGTACAAAAATGTTGGAGACATTAAATCGTAAAAATATTCCTTTCGATGAATTAGTATTATTTTCATCAGCACGTTCTGCAGGGCAAGAAGTTGAATTTCAAGGAAAAACATATACAGTTCAAGAATTAACTGATGCTCGTGCAAGTGAACATTTCGATTATGTATTAATGAGTGCTGGTGGCGGTACAAGCGAACACTTTGCCCCACTTTTTGAAAAAGCTGGTGCAATCGTTATAGACAATTCAAGTCAATGGCGTATGGCAGAAGATATTGATTTAATCGTTCCGGAAGTCAATGAACCTACATTTACAAGAGGTATCATTGCCAATCCAAACTGCTCTACGATTCAATCTGTTGTACCTCTAAAAGTATTGCAAGATGCTTATGGTTTAAAACGAGTGGCATATACAACATATCAAGCTGTATCAGGTTCAGGGATGAAAGGTAAGAAAGATTTAGCTGAAGGTGTAAATGGTAAAGCACCAGAAGCATATCCACATCCAATTTATAATAATGTGTTACCGCATATTGATGTGTTTTTAGAAAACGGATATACAAAAGAAGAACAAAAAATGATTGATGAGACGAGAAAAATTTTAAATGCGCCAGACTTAAAAGTAACAGCAACATGCGCACGTGTGCCTGTTCAAGATAGTCATAGTGTTGAAATTGATGTAACGCTTGACAAAGAAACAACAGCAGAAGATATTAAAGCGTTATTTGATCAAGATGACCGCGTTGTTTTAGTAGACAATCCAGAGAACAATGAATATCCAATGGCAATCAATTCTACTAATAAAGATGAAGTGTTTGTTGGCCGTATACGTAGAGATGATTCATTAGAAAATACTTTCCATGTATGGTGTACATCAGACAATTTATTAAAAGGTGCTGCATTAAATGCTGTACAAGTATTGGAACAAGTTATGCGTTTAAAAGGAGCGAATTAAAATGACACATTTATTTGAGGGTGTTGGCGTTGCACTTACAACCCCTTTTACAAATAACAAAGTTAATATTGAAGCTTTGAAAACACACGTTAATTTTTTACTAGAAAATAATGCCCAAGCAATCATCGTTAATGGAACTACTGCTGAGAGCCCTACTTTAACAACAGATGAAAAAGAACGCATTCTAAAAACAGTTATTGATCTTGTAGATAAACGTGTTCCTGTCATAGCAGGAACTGGCACTAATGATACTGAAAAGTCAATCCAAGCTTCAATCCAAGCTAAAGCCTTAGGGGCTGATGCAATTATGTTAATTACGCCCTACTACAACAAAACGAACCAACGTGGTTTAGTCAAACACTTTGAAGCGATTGCAGATGCTGTGAAATTACCAGTCGTGCTGTACAATGTTCCTTCAAGAACGAACATGACAATTGAACCAGAAACTGTAGAAATATTAAGTCAACATCCTTATATAGTTGCTTTAAAAGATGCTACGAATGATTTTGAGTATTTAGAAGAAGTGAAAAAGCGCATTGATACAAATTCATTTGCATTATATAGTGGCAATGATGACAACGTCGTCGAATACTATCAACGTGGCGGTCAAGGGGTTATCTCTGTTATTGCCAATGTCATTCCTAAAGAATTTCAAGCGTTATACGATGCTCAACAAAGTGGATTAGATATTCAAGATCAATTTAAACCA
The genomic region above belongs to Staphylococcus aureus and contains:
- a CDS encoding aspartate-semialdehyde dehydrogenase, which gives rise to MTKLAVVGATGLVGTKMLETLNRKNIPFDELVLFSSARSAGQEVEFQGKTYTVQELTDARASEHFDYVLMSAGGGTSEHFAPLFEKAGAIVIDNSSQWRMAEDIDLIVPEVNEPTFTRGIIANPNCSTIQSVVPLKVLQDAYGLKRVAYTTYQAVSGSGMKGKKDLAEGVNGKAPEAYPHPIYNNVLPHIDVFLENGYTKEEQKMIDETRKILNAPDLKVTATCARVPVQDSHSVEIDVTLDKETTAEDIKALFDQDDRVVLVDNPENNEYPMAINSTNKDEVFVGRIRRDDSLENTFHVWCTSDNLLKGAALNAVQVLEQVMRLKGAN
- a CDS encoding aspartate kinase; this translates as MVTRSVLKFGGSSVSDFTKIKRIAEMLKERVNQDEQLIVVVSAMGNTTDQLMTNVSTLTKAPKQQELALLLTTGEQQTVSYLSMVLNDIGMNAKAMTGYQAGIKTIGHHLKSKIAQINPQTFEQAFQENDILVVAGFQGINEHQELTTLGRGGSDTTAVALAVSNQIPCEIYTDVDGVYATDPRLLPKAKRLDIVSYEEMMEMSALGAGVLETRSVELAKNYNIPLYLGKTLSNVKGTWIMSNEEILEKKAVTGVALDKHMMHVTISYPLPDNQLLTQLFTELEEGAVNVDMISQIVNLDGLQLSFTIKDSDFHQISMILETLKNQYEALAYKINEHYVKISLIGSGMRDMSGVASKAFLTLIENNIPFYQTTTSEISISYVIDDFNGQQAVEKLYDAFNI
- the dapA gene encoding 4-hydroxy-tetrahydrodipicolinate synthase, with amino-acid sequence MTHLFEGVGVALTTPFTNNKVNIEALKTHVNFLLENNAQAIIVNGTTAESPTLTTDEKERILKTVIDLVDKRVPVIAGTGTNDTEKSIQASIQAKALGADAIMLITPYYNKTNQRGLVKHFEAIADAVKLPVVLYNVPSRTNMTIEPETVEILSQHPYIVALKDATNDFEYLEEVKKRIDTNSFALYSGNDDNVVEYYQRGGQGVISVIANVIPKEFQALYDAQQSGLDIQDQFKPIGTLLSALSVDINPIPIKALTSYLGFGNYELRLPLVSLEDTDTKVLRETYDTFKAGENE
- a CDS encoding ABC-F family ATP-binding cassette domain-containing protein — translated: MLQVTDVSLRFGDRKLFEDVNIKFTEGNCYGLIGANGAGKSTFLKILSGELDSQTGHVSLGKNERLAVLKQDHYAYEDERVLDVVIKGHERLYEVMKEKDEIYMKPDFSDEDGIRAAELEGEFAEMNGWNAEADAANLLSGLGIDPTLHDKKMAELENNQKIKVLLAQSLFGEPDVLLLDEPTNGLDIPAISWLEDFLINFDNTVIVVSHDRHFLNNVCTHIADLDFGKIKVYVGNYDFWYQSSQLAQKMAQEQNKKKEEKMKELQDFIARFSANASKSKQATSRKKQLEKIELDDIQPSSRRYPFVKFTPEREIGNDLLIVQNLSKTIDGEKVLDNISFTMNPNDKAILIGDSEIAKTTLLKILAGEMEPDEGSYKWGVTTSLSYFPKDNSEFFEGVNMNLVDWLRQYAPEDEQTETFLRGFLGRMLFSGEEVKKKASVLSGGEKVRCMLSKMMLSSANVLLLDEPTNHLDLESITAVNDGLKSFKGSIIFTSYDFEFINTIANRVIDLNKQGGVSKEIPYEEYLQEIGVLK